Proteins encoded in a region of the Mycolicibacterium duvalii genome:
- the carA gene encoding glutamine-hydrolyzing carbamoyl-phosphate synthase small subunit yields the protein MDKAVLVLEDGRVFTGAPFGAVGETLGEAVFSTGMSGYQETLTDPSYHRQIVIATAPQIGNTGWNDEDSESRGDKIWVAGYAVRDPSPRASNWRATGSLDDELQRQGVVGIAGIDTRAVVRHLRTRGSMKAGVFSGAAATAPLDDLVARVQGQESMLGADLAGEVTTDREYIVEPEGPQRFTVVALDLGIKTNTPRNFAARGIRTVVLPSSATFDEILELRPDGVFLSNGPGDPATADHVVTVTREVLGARIPLFGICFGNQILGRALGRSTYKMVFGHRGINIPVIDHATGRVAITSQNHGFALEGEAGEQFGTDFGRAEVSHTCANDGVVEGVRLVDGRAFSVQYHPEAAAGPRDAGYLFDQFIDLMAGE from the coding sequence ATGGACAAGGCCGTACTCGTCCTCGAAGACGGCCGGGTGTTCACCGGCGCGCCGTTCGGGGCGGTCGGCGAGACACTCGGCGAGGCGGTGTTCTCCACCGGCATGTCCGGTTACCAGGAGACGCTGACCGATCCGAGTTATCACCGCCAGATCGTGATCGCCACGGCGCCGCAGATCGGCAACACCGGCTGGAACGACGAGGACAGCGAGAGCCGCGGCGACAAGATCTGGGTGGCCGGCTACGCCGTGCGGGATCCGTCGCCACGGGCGTCGAACTGGCGCGCCACCGGCAGCCTCGACGACGAACTGCAGCGCCAGGGTGTTGTCGGCATCGCCGGAATCGACACCCGCGCGGTGGTGCGGCACCTGCGCACCCGCGGATCCATGAAGGCCGGGGTGTTCAGCGGCGCGGCCGCCACCGCGCCGCTCGACGACCTGGTGGCCCGGGTGCAGGGCCAGGAATCCATGCTCGGTGCGGACCTGGCCGGGGAAGTCACCACCGATCGTGAATACATCGTGGAACCCGAAGGCCCCCAGCGTTTCACGGTGGTCGCGCTGGATTTGGGCATCAAGACCAACACGCCGCGCAACTTCGCTGCGCGCGGGATCCGGACCGTGGTGTTGCCGTCGTCGGCGACGTTCGACGAGATCCTCGAGCTGCGCCCGGACGGGGTGTTCCTGTCCAACGGTCCCGGCGACCCGGCGACCGCCGATCACGTGGTCACGGTCACCCGCGAGGTCCTCGGCGCCCGGATCCCGCTGTTCGGCATCTGCTTCGGCAACCAGATCCTGGGCCGCGCGCTGGGCCGGTCCACCTACAAGATGGTGTTCGGTCACCGCGGCATCAACATCCCGGTCATCGACCACGCCACCGGGCGGGTGGCCATCACCTCGCAGAACCACGGGTTCGCGCTCGAAGGCGAAGCAGGCGAGCAGTTCGGCACCGATTTCGGTCGGGCCGAGGTCAGCCACACCTGCGCCAACGACGGTGTCGTAGAAGGTGTTCGACTGGTCGACGGTCGCGCGTTCTCGGTGCAGTACCACCCCGAGGCCGCGGCCGGTCCCCGCGACGCCGGTTACCTGTTCGACCAGTTCATCGACCTCATGGCAGGGGAGTAG
- a CDS encoding aspartate carbamoyltransferase catalytic subunit: MKHLLTAADLSRDDALAILDNADHFREALLGREVKKLPTLRGRTIITMFYENSTRTRVSFEVAGKWMSADVINVSASGSSVAKGESLRDTALTLRAAGADALVIRHPASGAAQQLAEWTADEHGGPSVVNAGDGTHEHPTQALLDALTIRQRLGSIDGKRVVIVGDVLHSRVARSNVALLHTLGAEVVLVAPPTLLPVGVAGWPVTVSHELDAELPLADAVLMLRVQAERMNGAFFPSAREYSVRYGLSERRQAQLADHTVVLHPGPMLRGMEIAYSVADSPQSAVLQQVSNGVHVRMAVLFHLLVGSEEGAISA; encoded by the coding sequence GTGAAGCACCTGTTGACAGCCGCGGATCTGAGCCGCGACGACGCGCTCGCCATCCTCGACAACGCCGACCATTTCCGCGAGGCCCTGCTCGGGCGCGAGGTGAAGAAACTGCCCACCCTGCGCGGACGCACCATCATCACCATGTTCTACGAGAACTCGACCCGCACCCGGGTGTCCTTCGAGGTCGCAGGGAAGTGGATGAGTGCCGACGTCATCAATGTCAGCGCGTCCGGATCCTCGGTCGCCAAGGGCGAGTCGTTGCGCGACACCGCGCTCACACTGCGGGCCGCCGGTGCGGACGCACTGGTGATCCGCCATCCCGCGTCGGGGGCGGCCCAGCAGCTGGCCGAGTGGACCGCCGACGAGCACGGGGGTCCGTCGGTGGTGAACGCCGGCGACGGCACCCACGAACACCCCACCCAGGCGCTGCTCGATGCGCTGACCATCCGCCAGCGGCTCGGCAGCATCGACGGCAAGCGCGTGGTGATCGTCGGCGACGTCCTGCACAGCAGGGTGGCGCGCTCCAACGTTGCGTTACTGCACACCTTGGGCGCCGAGGTGGTGCTGGTGGCGCCGCCGACGCTGCTGCCCGTCGGCGTCGCGGGCTGGCCGGTAACGGTGTCGCACGAACTCGACGCCGAATTGCCGCTCGCCGACGCGGTGCTGATGCTGCGCGTGCAGGCCGAGCGGATGAACGGCGCCTTCTTCCCGTCGGCGCGCGAGTACTCGGTGCGGTACGGGCTCTCCGAGCGGCGGCAGGCGCAACTCGCCGATCACACGGTGGTGCTGCATCCCGGACCGATGCTGCGCGGCATGGAGATCGCCTACTCCGTGGCCGACTCGCCGCAGTCGGCTGTGCTGCAGCAGGTTTCCAACGGCGTGCACGTCCGGATGGCGGTGCTGTTTCACCTGCTCGTCGGGTCCGAAGAAGGAGCGATCAGCGCATGA
- a CDS encoding dihydroorotase gives MTVLITNVRRYGDGDPVDVLVSDGQIAEIGIGLPVPADADVIDGDGQVLLPGFVDLHTHLREPGREYAEDIETGSAAAALGGYTAVFAMANTDPVADSVVVTDHVWRRGQQVGLVDVHPVGAVTVGLAGKQLTEMGLMAAGQAGVRMFSDDGVCVDDPLVMRRALEYASGLGVLIAQHAEEPRLTVGAVAHEGPNAARLGLAGWPRAAEESIVARDALLARDAGARVHICHASTAGTVELLRWAKEQGIAITAEVTPHHLLLDDTRLTTYDGRNRVNPPLREAGDAMALRQALADGVIDCVATDHAPHAAHEKCCEFANARPGMLGLQTALSVVAQTMVDPGLLTWRDVARVMSENPARIVGLPDQGRPLEVGEPANLTLVDPTARWTVEGPALASRSDNTPYEDMELPAVVTATMLRGRVTARDGKIA, from the coding sequence ATGACCGTCCTCATCACCAATGTGCGCCGCTACGGCGACGGCGATCCGGTCGACGTCCTGGTTTCCGACGGTCAGATCGCCGAGATCGGGATCGGGCTACCGGTTCCGGCCGACGCCGATGTGATCGACGGTGACGGTCAGGTGCTGCTGCCCGGATTCGTCGACCTGCACACCCACCTGCGCGAGCCTGGCCGCGAGTACGCCGAGGACATCGAAACCGGTTCGGCTGCAGCGGCTCTGGGTGGCTACACCGCGGTGTTCGCGATGGCCAACACCGATCCGGTGGCCGACAGCGTGGTGGTCACCGACCATGTGTGGCGGCGTGGCCAACAGGTCGGTCTGGTCGACGTGCATCCCGTGGGCGCGGTGACGGTCGGTCTGGCCGGTAAACAACTCACCGAGATGGGGCTGATGGCCGCCGGTCAGGCAGGTGTCCGGATGTTCTCCGACGACGGCGTCTGTGTCGACGACCCGCTGGTGATGCGCCGCGCCCTGGAGTACGCCTCCGGACTCGGCGTGCTGATCGCCCAGCACGCCGAGGAACCACGGCTCACCGTCGGCGCCGTGGCGCATGAGGGGCCCAACGCCGCACGGCTGGGCCTGGCCGGCTGGCCCCGAGCCGCCGAGGAGTCGATCGTGGCCCGGGATGCGCTGCTGGCCCGCGATGCCGGTGCCCGCGTGCACATCTGCCACGCTTCCACTGCAGGCACCGTGGAGCTGCTCAGATGGGCCAAGGAGCAGGGGATCGCGATCACCGCGGAAGTGACCCCGCACCACCTGCTGCTCGACGACACCCGGCTGACCACTTACGACGGCCGCAATCGCGTCAACCCGCCGCTGCGGGAAGCCGGCGACGCCATGGCGCTGCGGCAAGCGCTCGCCGACGGCGTCATCGACTGTGTCGCGACCGATCACGCGCCGCACGCCGCCCACGAGAAGTGCTGCGAATTCGCCAACGCCCGGCCCGGCATGCTCGGATTGCAGACCGCGCTGTCGGTGGTAGCCCAGACCATGGTCGATCCCGGTCTGCTGACGTGGCGCGATGTCGCGCGGGTGATGAGCGAGAACCCCGCCCGCATCGTCGGACTGCCCGACCAGGGCCGGCCGCTGGAGGTCGGCGAGCCGGCCAACCTCACTCTGGTCGACCCGACGGCACGCTGGACGGTCGAGGGGCCGGCGCTGGCCAGCCGGTCGGACAACACTCCCTATGAGGACATGGAGTTGCCGGCCGTGGTGACGGCGACGATGCTGCGCGGCCGGGTCACCGCCCGCGACGGGAAGATCGCATGA
- a CDS encoding transporter produces MNTPTLVATLIMAAVVAVIIAVVIQAMIRGWRRRAERQAQILGTLPSLPDTVGPALVAPIKGLYVGSTLAPHWNDRIVVGDLGFRAKAVLTRYPEGIMLQRTGAGPIWIPDDVIVAIRAEKNLVGKALTHDGILAIRWRLPSGTEIDTGFRADDRGDYAKWLPEEVA; encoded by the coding sequence ATGAACACCCCGACCCTGGTCGCGACGCTGATCATGGCTGCGGTGGTGGCCGTGATCATCGCGGTGGTGATCCAGGCGATGATCCGTGGCTGGCGCCGCCGTGCGGAGCGGCAGGCGCAGATCCTGGGCACGCTGCCCTCGCTACCCGACACCGTCGGCCCCGCGCTGGTGGCGCCGATCAAGGGACTCTACGTCGGCAGCACCCTGGCGCCGCACTGGAACGACCGCATCGTCGTCGGCGATCTCGGCTTCCGCGCCAAGGCGGTGCTGACCCGCTATCCGGAAGGAATCATGTTGCAGCGCACCGGCGCCGGGCCGATCTGGATTCCCGACGACGTCATCGTCGCGATCCGCGCCGAGAAGAACCTGGTGGGCAAGGCGCTCACCCACGACGGCATCCTGGCCATCCGCTGGCGGCTGCCGTCGGGCACCGAGATCGACACCGGATTCCGCGCCGACGACCGCGGCGACTACGCCAAATGGCTGCCAGAGGAGGTCGCATGA
- the carB gene encoding carbamoyl-phosphate synthase large subunit: MPRRADLNHILVIGSGPILIGQAAEFDYSGTQACRVLRAEGLQVTLINSNPATIMTDPEFADHTYVEPITADFVEKVIAQQAERGNRIDALLATLGGQTALNTAVALYERGILDKYGVELIGADFEAIQRGEDRQKFKDIVAKVGGESARSRVCFTMDEVRETVADLGLPVVVRPSFTMGGLGSGMAYSAEDVERMAGDGLAASPSANVLIEESIFGWKEFELELMRDGHDNVVVVCSIENFDPMGVHTGDSVTVAPAMTLTDREYQTMRTLGIEILREVGVDTGGCNIQFAVNPKDGRLIVIEMNPRVSRSSALASKATGFPIAKIAAKLAIGYTLDEIVNDITKETPASFEPTLDYVVVKAPRFAFEKFPGADGTLTTTMKSVGEAMSLGRNFVEALGKVMRSLETSRTGFWTQPDDPEADVAEVLERLGTPTDGRLYDIEYALRLGASVEEVAEASGVDPWFVDQIAGLVELRAELVDAPVLEAELLRRSKHCGLSDRQIAALRPELAGEVGVRALRQRLGIHPVFKTVDTCAAEFEAKTPYHYSSYELDPAAESEVAPQAQRPKVLILGSGPNRIGQGIEFDYSCVHAATTLSEAGFETVMVNCNPETVSTDYDTADRLYFEPLTFEDVLEVYFAEQASGAGGPGVVGVIVQLGGQTPLGLADRLARAGVPIVGTAPEAIDLAEDRGHFGEVLTAAGLPAPKYGMATSFDQARRIAADIGYPVLVRPSYVLGGRGMEIVYDDETLNGYITRATQLSPEHPVLVDRFLEDAIEIDVDALCDGDEVYIGGVMEHIEEAGIHSGDSACALPPVTLGRSDIEAVRRATEAIAFGIGVVGLLNVQYALKDDVLYVLEANPRASRTVPFVSKATAVPLAKACARIMLGASIAQLRDEGILARTGDGATTARNAPVAVKEAVLPFFRFRKADGSQIDSLLGPEMKSTGEVMGIAHDFGSAFAKSQTAAYGSLPASGTVFVSVANRDKRSLVFPVKRLADLGFQVLATEGTAEMLRRNGIPCEEVRKHFEEPDESRPSRSAVDAIKAGEVDMVINTPYGNSGPRVDGYEIRSAAVSMNIPCVTTVQGASAAVQGIEAGIRGDIGVMSLQDLHSALGS; the protein is encoded by the coding sequence ATGCCGCGCCGCGCAGACCTCAACCACATTTTGGTGATCGGGTCCGGCCCGATCCTGATCGGCCAGGCCGCCGAGTTCGACTACTCCGGCACCCAGGCGTGCCGCGTGCTGCGCGCCGAGGGGCTGCAGGTCACGCTGATCAACTCGAACCCGGCGACCATCATGACCGACCCGGAGTTCGCCGATCACACCTACGTCGAGCCGATCACCGCCGACTTCGTCGAGAAGGTGATCGCCCAACAGGCCGAGCGCGGCAACAGAATCGACGCGCTGCTGGCCACGCTCGGCGGGCAGACCGCCCTGAACACCGCTGTCGCGCTCTACGAGAGGGGCATCCTCGACAAGTACGGCGTCGAGCTCATCGGCGCCGATTTCGAGGCCATCCAGCGCGGCGAGGACCGGCAGAAGTTCAAGGACATCGTCGCCAAGGTGGGCGGTGAGTCGGCCCGCAGCCGGGTGTGTTTCACCATGGACGAGGTGCGCGAGACGGTCGCAGACCTGGGTCTGCCCGTGGTGGTCCGGCCCAGCTTCACGATGGGTGGGCTCGGTTCGGGTATGGCGTACTCGGCCGAGGACGTCGAGCGGATGGCCGGGGACGGACTGGCCGCATCTCCGTCGGCGAACGTGCTGATCGAGGAATCGATCTTCGGCTGGAAGGAATTCGAGCTCGAGCTGATGCGCGACGGCCACGACAACGTCGTGGTGGTGTGTTCGATCGAGAACTTCGACCCGATGGGGGTGCACACCGGGGACTCGGTCACGGTGGCTCCGGCGATGACGCTGACCGACCGCGAATACCAGACCATGCGCACCCTCGGCATCGAGATCCTGCGTGAGGTGGGTGTCGATACGGGGGGCTGCAACATCCAGTTCGCGGTGAACCCGAAAGACGGCCGTCTCATCGTCATCGAGATGAACCCGCGGGTGTCGCGGTCGAGCGCCCTGGCGTCGAAGGCCACCGGCTTCCCGATCGCCAAGATCGCGGCCAAGCTGGCCATCGGTTACACCCTCGACGAGATCGTCAACGACATCACCAAGGAAACCCCGGCCAGTTTCGAACCGACGCTGGACTACGTCGTGGTCAAGGCGCCGCGCTTTGCGTTCGAGAAGTTCCCGGGGGCCGACGGCACGTTGACCACCACGATGAAGTCGGTCGGCGAGGCCATGTCGCTGGGCCGCAACTTCGTCGAGGCGCTGGGCAAGGTGATGCGTTCGCTGGAGACCAGTCGCACCGGCTTCTGGACCCAGCCCGACGATCCCGAGGCCGACGTCGCCGAGGTCCTGGAGCGGCTGGGCACACCCACCGACGGGCGGCTGTACGACATCGAGTACGCGCTGCGGCTCGGCGCCAGCGTCGAGGAGGTCGCCGAGGCCTCCGGTGTCGACCCGTGGTTCGTCGACCAGATCGCCGGGCTGGTGGAGTTGCGCGCCGAACTGGTCGACGCGCCGGTCCTGGAAGCCGAGTTGCTGCGCCGCAGCAAGCACTGCGGTCTGTCGGACCGCCAGATCGCGGCACTGCGTCCGGAGCTGGCCGGCGAGGTCGGGGTGCGCGCGCTGCGTCAGCGGCTGGGCATCCATCCGGTGTTCAAGACCGTCGACACCTGCGCTGCCGAATTCGAGGCCAAGACGCCCTATCACTACAGCAGCTACGAGCTCGATCCGGCCGCCGAGAGCGAAGTGGCGCCGCAGGCGCAGCGGCCCAAGGTACTGATCCTCGGGTCCGGTCCGAACCGCATCGGGCAGGGAATCGAGTTCGACTACAGCTGCGTGCACGCCGCGACCACGCTGTCCGAGGCCGGCTTCGAGACCGTCATGGTCAACTGCAACCCCGAGACCGTGTCGACCGACTATGACACCGCCGACCGCCTCTACTTCGAGCCGCTGACGTTCGAGGACGTGCTCGAGGTGTACTTCGCCGAACAGGCCTCCGGCGCAGGCGGACCCGGGGTGGTGGGTGTCATCGTCCAGCTCGGCGGACAGACCCCGCTGGGGCTGGCCGACCGGCTGGCCCGGGCGGGGGTGCCCATCGTGGGCACCGCCCCCGAGGCGATCGACCTGGCCGAGGACCGTGGCCACTTCGGCGAGGTGCTCACCGCCGCCGGTCTGCCGGCGCCGAAGTACGGCATGGCCACCAGCTTCGACCAGGCGCGCCGCATCGCCGCCGACATCGGCTACCCCGTGCTGGTGCGGCCGTCCTACGTGCTCGGCGGGCGCGGCATGGAGATCGTCTACGACGACGAGACCCTGAACGGCTACATCACCCGCGCGACCCAGTTGTCCCCGGAACACCCGGTGCTGGTCGATCGCTTCCTCGAGGACGCCATCGAGATCGACGTCGACGCGCTGTGCGACGGCGACGAGGTCTACATCGGCGGCGTGATGGAACACATCGAGGAGGCCGGCATCCACTCCGGCGACTCGGCGTGCGCGCTGCCACCGGTGACGTTGGGACGCAGCGACATCGAGGCGGTCCGGCGGGCCACCGAGGCCATCGCGTTCGGGATCGGCGTGGTCGGGCTGCTCAACGTGCAGTACGCGCTCAAAGACGACGTGCTCTACGTGCTGGAGGCCAATCCGCGGGCCAGTCGCACCGTACCCTTCGTGTCCAAGGCGACCGCGGTGCCGTTGGCCAAGGCGTGCGCGCGAATCATGCTGGGCGCCAGCATCGCGCAGCTGCGCGACGAAGGAATACTGGCTCGGACCGGGGACGGCGCGACCACCGCGCGCAACGCACCCGTCGCGGTCAAGGAGGCGGTGCTGCCGTTCTTCCGGTTCCGCAAAGCCGATGGCTCTCAGATCGATTCGCTGCTGGGTCCGGAGATGAAATCGACCGGCGAGGTGATGGGTATCGCCCACGACTTCGGCAGCGCGTTCGCCAAGAGCCAGACCGCCGCCTACGGGTCGCTGCCCGCCAGCGGGACGGTGTTCGTGTCGGTGGCCAACCGCGACAAGCGGTCGCTGGTGTTCCCGGTCAAGCGCCTGGCCGATCTCGGCTTCCAGGTGCTGGCGACCGAGGGTACCGCAGAGATGCTGCGACGCAACGGGATTCCCTGCGAAGAGGTGCGCAAACACTTCGAAGAGCCTGACGAGTCACGCCCGTCGCGGTCCGCGGTCGACGCGATCAAAGCCGGCGAGGTGGACATGGTGATCAACACCCCGTACGGAAACTCCGGCCCCCGCGTCGACGGCTACGAGATCCGGTCGGCGGCGGTGTCGATGAACATCCCCTGCGTGACCACGGTGCAGGGCGCCTCGGCCGCGGTGCAGGGCATCGAAGCCGGTATCCGCGGCGACATCGGCGTGATGTCGCTGCAGGACCTGCACAGCGCGCTGGGGTCCTGA
- the pyrR gene encoding bifunctional pyr operon transcriptional regulator/uracil phosphoribosyltransferase PyrR: protein MGAPDQPGSDRELMSAADVSRTIARIAHQIIEKTALDAPEAPRVVLLGIPTRGVTLAGRLAHNIEEFSGVDVAHGALDITLYRDDLMSKPPRALGATSIPEGGIDGALVILVDDVLYSGRSVRSALDALRDLGRPKAVQLAVLVDRGHRELPIRADYVGKNVPTSRAENVKVRLVENDGVDVVAIAPYGGPAR, encoded by the coding sequence GTGGGCGCACCCGACCAGCCCGGCTCCGACCGGGAGCTGATGTCCGCAGCGGACGTCAGCCGAACGATCGCCCGTATCGCCCACCAGATCATCGAGAAGACGGCGCTTGACGCGCCGGAGGCGCCCCGCGTCGTCCTGCTCGGTATCCCCACCCGCGGCGTGACGCTGGCCGGCCGACTGGCTCACAACATCGAAGAGTTCAGCGGCGTCGACGTGGCGCACGGGGCTCTGGACATCACGCTGTACCGCGACGATCTGATGAGCAAGCCGCCTCGCGCGCTGGGCGCCACCTCCATCCCCGAGGGCGGCATCGACGGTGCGTTGGTGATTCTCGTCGACGACGTCCTGTATTCGGGCCGGTCGGTGCGCTCAGCCCTCGACGCGCTGCGCGACCTCGGCCGCCCCAAGGCGGTACAGCTCGCGGTGCTCGTCGACCGCGGCCACCGTGAGCTCCCGATCCGGGCCGACTACGTGGGAAAGAACGTGCCCACCTCGCGCGCCGAGAACGTCAAGGTCCGTCTCGTCGAGAACGACGGGGTCGACGTCGTCGCCATCGCACCCTATGGAGGGCCAGCCAGGTGA
- a CDS encoding IS110 family transposase: protein MAWTLGIDVAVRAAHQATLARDGTTVWRGRKFSTRPADLERLWADLFLADATDVTVVVEPTRNAWIVLAEWFRRRGARVVMVPTTQSADLRKYYSKHTKNDRIDSELLARLPLLHPEGLREYSGQGPADPLRRLVRQRSTMIKRRVAVYSRLDALVELLGPAWYAVLGSNYGNAALEFLARYADPNTVIRLGQGRLSRFLIARSRGAWREDHAAGLIVAAKETLMLWGPDGMNFAELGDDIAHEAEQALFLTRQIKQIDERVANLYADADPKAIVASAPGVGPVISAVIAGRIGDPHRFTSLAAIRAYTGLVPKVSQSGLSKVESSITKAGDPLLREMLYTAADQARKIDPQIAAKYQRLMTGDRHHDSAICHLATLLVTRIATCMRNGQPYVLRDVDGTPITDAQGRKIVKERYQIQPRRRDNIRHQRMRDRRKQAAGQESQESPSAPTSRPAKHEPTSQHAV, encoded by the coding sequence ATGGCATGGACATTAGGAATCGACGTAGCGGTGCGCGCGGCGCATCAAGCGACGCTGGCCCGCGACGGGACCACGGTATGGCGGGGCCGGAAATTCTCGACCCGGCCGGCGGACTTGGAGCGGTTGTGGGCCGATCTGTTCCTGGCCGACGCCACGGACGTGACCGTGGTGGTCGAGCCGACCCGTAACGCATGGATCGTGCTGGCCGAGTGGTTCCGCCGCCGCGGCGCCCGGGTGGTGATGGTGCCTACCACCCAATCGGCGGATCTGCGCAAGTACTACTCCAAGCACACCAAGAACGATCGCATCGACTCCGAGCTGCTGGCCCGGCTGCCGCTACTTCATCCCGAAGGGTTGCGCGAGTATTCCGGCCAGGGACCGGCAGACCCGTTGCGGCGCTTGGTCCGACAGCGCTCCACCATGATCAAACGCCGGGTGGCGGTGTATTCACGGCTCGATGCGCTCGTCGAGCTCCTCGGGCCAGCGTGGTATGCGGTGCTCGGCTCGAACTACGGCAACGCGGCGTTGGAGTTCCTCGCCCGCTACGCCGACCCGAATACGGTGATCCGACTCGGCCAGGGACGTCTGAGCCGGTTTCTGATCGCCCGGTCCCGCGGCGCGTGGCGCGAGGACCACGCCGCCGGACTCATCGTCGCAGCCAAGGAAACCCTCATGCTGTGGGGACCCGACGGGATGAACTTCGCCGAACTGGGCGACGACATCGCCCACGAGGCCGAACAGGCGCTGTTTTTGACCCGGCAGATCAAGCAGATCGATGAACGGGTCGCGAACCTCTACGCCGACGCCGACCCCAAGGCAATCGTGGCTTCTGCTCCCGGTGTCGGACCGGTCATCAGCGCCGTGATCGCTGGGCGGATCGGTGATCCTCACCGGTTCACCTCACTGGCCGCGATCCGCGCCTACACCGGACTGGTCCCCAAGGTCAGCCAGTCCGGGCTGAGCAAGGTCGAATCCTCGATCACCAAGGCCGGCGACCCCCTGCTGCGCGAAATGCTATACACCGCCGCTGATCAAGCCCGCAAGATCGACCCGCAGATCGCCGCGAAATACCAGCGACTGATGACCGGCGACCGCCACCACGACTCGGCGATCTGCCACCTGGCCACCCTGCTGGTCACCCGGATCGCTACCTGCATGCGCAACGGCCAGCCCTACGTCCTGCGCGATGTCGACGGCACCCCGATCACCGACGCTCAGGGCCGCAAGATCGTCAAAGAGCGCTACCAGATCCAACCCCGGCGCCGCGACAACATCCGTCACCAACGCATGCGCGACCGCCGCAAACAGGCGGCGGGCCAGGAGTCACAGGAGTCGCCAAGCGCTCCAACATCCAGGCCCGCCAAACACGAGCCTACGAGCCAACACGCCGTTTGA
- a CDS encoding serine hydrolase domain-containing protein — protein sequence MNLDRNKASISEAIDAGLLAGAVTLVWQSGKVLQVNELGHRDVRAGSPMRRDTVFRIASMTKPVTVAAAMALIEEGKLTLTDRVSTWLPELAEMRVLAEPRGPLDRTVPAQRHITVEDLMTHRSGLAYMFSVLGPLSDAYRRLPTRQDQDRWLSELAALPLVHQPGERLTYSHATDVLGIVLSRIEGKPLSQVLAERIFEPLGMTDTGFHVDPAARGRAATMYSLDPDNGLRDDVMGPAPITDPPFCTGGAGLWSTADDYLRFARMLLAGGTVDGIRVLSEESVASMRRDRLTDEQKRHDFLGAPFWIGRGFGLNLSVVTDPAKSRTLFGPGGAGTFSWPGAYGTWWQADPSADVILIYLIQNLPNLTVDAAAAVAGNTSLAKLQTAQPKFVRSTYQALEI from the coding sequence GTGAATCTCGACCGCAACAAGGCGTCCATCTCCGAGGCGATCGACGCCGGCCTGCTGGCCGGAGCGGTCACCCTGGTCTGGCAGTCCGGAAAGGTGCTGCAGGTCAACGAGCTTGGCCATCGCGATGTCCGCGCCGGGTCACCGATGCGGCGCGACACCGTCTTCCGGATCGCGTCGATGACCAAGCCGGTCACGGTGGCCGCCGCGATGGCACTGATCGAAGAGGGCAAGCTCACACTGACCGACCGGGTCTCGACCTGGTTGCCCGAGCTCGCCGAGATGCGCGTGCTGGCCGAGCCGCGCGGGCCGCTGGATCGCACTGTGCCCGCGCAGCGGCACATCACCGTCGAAGACCTGATGACCCATCGCAGCGGACTGGCCTACATGTTCTCGGTGCTCGGCCCGCTGTCCGATGCCTACCGCAGGCTGCCCACCCGCCAGGACCAGGACCGGTGGCTGTCCGAGCTGGCCGCCTTGCCGCTGGTGCATCAGCCCGGCGAACGGCTGACCTACAGCCATGCCACTGATGTGCTCGGAATCGTGTTGTCCCGTATCGAGGGCAAGCCGCTGAGTCAGGTGCTGGCCGAACGGATCTTCGAGCCGCTGGGGATGACCGACACCGGCTTTCACGTCGACCCGGCCGCGCGTGGCCGCGCCGCGACGATGTACTCACTCGATCCGGACAACGGATTGCGCGACGACGTGATGGGCCCGGCGCCGATCACCGATCCGCCGTTCTGCACCGGCGGGGCCGGGTTGTGGTCCACTGCCGACGACTATCTGCGCTTCGCCCGCATGCTGCTGGCCGGCGGCACCGTCGACGGCATACGGGTGCTTTCCGAGGAATCGGTCGCGTCGATGCGCCGGGACCGCTTGACCGATGAGCAGAAACGCCACGATTTCCTCGGCGCACCGTTCTGGATCGGTCGCGGGTTCGGACTGAATCTGTCGGTCGTCACCGACCCTGCGAAGTCGCGCACCCTCTTCGGGCCGGGCGGCGCGGGCACGTTCTCGTGGCCGGGGGCGTACGGCACGTGGTGGCAAGCCGACCCGTCGGCCGATGTGATTCTGATCTATCTGATTCAGAACCTGCCGAATTTGACGGTGGATGCGGCCGCGGCGGTCGCCGGCAACACGTCGCTGGCCAAGCTCCAGACCGCGCAACCCAAGTTCGTCCGGAGTACTTACCAGGCCTTGGAGATCTGA